A window from Neobacillus sp. PS3-40 encodes these proteins:
- a CDS encoding ABC transporter ATP-binding protein → MTIFTIDEIRKTFSNGDVKEEILKGINLSLQEGEVTALVGASGSGKSTLLTIAAGLQPASNGQIVFDGNNMTTMNPEQVRKIRASKFGFVFQFAHLVPFLTVEEQLMLMLDVSESKIMKREQKKEVDKILNLVGMDHRKKAYPSSLSGGEKQRVAIARAIIHQPKVLFADEPTASLDSKRSKDVMSLIRYLTKTLNITTLMVTHDEEMLSYADHVIKMSDGMVLQSEN, encoded by the coding sequence ATGACAATATTTACAATAGATGAAATTAGAAAAACTTTTTCGAATGGTGATGTAAAAGAAGAAATACTAAAAGGAATTAATCTTTCTCTTCAAGAGGGAGAAGTAACAGCATTAGTGGGTGCCTCCGGTTCCGGTAAAAGTACACTCCTTACCATTGCTGCTGGACTTCAACCCGCATCAAATGGGCAAATTGTATTTGATGGGAATAATATGACTACCATGAATCCTGAACAAGTTCGAAAAATACGGGCAAGTAAATTTGGGTTTGTTTTTCAATTTGCACATCTCGTTCCTTTTCTTACAGTAGAAGAGCAACTAATGTTAATGTTGGACGTATCTGAATCAAAAATTATGAAACGTGAACAAAAGAAGGAAGTTGATAAAATACTAAATTTAGTCGGAATGGACCATCGAAAAAAAGCCTATCCATCCTCGTTATCCGGAGGGGAAAAACAGCGGGTTGCCATTGCTCGTGCAATTATCCATCAACCTAAAGTTCTCTTTGCAGATGAACCAACTGCAAGTTTAGATTCAAAAAGGTCTAAAGATGTTATGTCATTAATACGGTATTTAACTAAAACATTGAATATTACTACACTAATGGTAACCCATGATGAGGAAATGCTTTCCTACGCTGACCATGTCATTAAAATGAGCGATGGAATGGTTTTGCAGAGTGAAAATTAA
- a CDS encoding cupin domain-containing protein — translation MEKININQIEPIGMPLYEMKKFFIKQGDFKEVSMSVISLTSGERIPAVGMSCHDEDEYSYIISGEVNTYCDGEYSVEKAGEATLIPAGEEHWCINNGSEPCMLVCFMVKRAE, via the coding sequence ATGGAAAAAATCAATATTAATCAGATAGAGCCCATTGGCATGCCACTTTATGAAATGAAAAAATTTTTCATTAAGCAGGGTGATTTTAAAGAAGTGAGCATGAGTGTCATTTCACTCACATCTGGCGAACGAATTCCTGCTGTGGGTATGAGCTGTCATGACGAGGATGAGTATTCCTATATTATCAGCGGAGAAGTGAATACATATTGTGATGGTGAATACAGCGTGGAAAAGGCTGGGGAAGCAACACTGATCCCAGCTGGTGAGGAGCATTGGTGCATTAATAATGGCAGTGAGCCGTGTATGCTAGTTTGCTTTATGGTAAAAAGGGCTGAATAG
- a CDS encoding Hsp33 family molecular chaperone HslO → MKMKNYVLKTLAYNKQVRIFFLENTDMIKEICNHGNISKSLKTALGKTVSIATLLSGTLKGNQRVSIKINASNRNYKLFADVDSMGNIRGYINDALLNTPLDNKNKLSVEELIGDKGYIQVLKDLGMHSIFTGTTDMPYGNIVDDFSYYFKQSEQTDSFFSVNMVYDGNGEIALCRGIMAQLLPGAPSILIDTIKEIISENQTILGESENFKEIPYLLFRDIEVVEQFPVQFLCGCSKEVFYPMLYSLNKEELVEAYKSEKPMEIVCNVCGKKYSFSSQEIKGLVQ, encoded by the coding sequence ATGAAAATGAAAAACTATGTTTTAAAAACATTAGCCTATAATAAACAAGTACGCATTTTTTTCTTGGAAAATACAGATATGATAAAAGAGATCTGTAATCACGGTAACATAAGTAAGTCTTTAAAAACTGCACTAGGAAAAACTGTATCAATAGCAACTTTACTATCAGGAACCTTAAAAGGGAATCAGAGAGTCAGTATAAAGATTAATGCAAGCAATCGAAATTATAAACTTTTTGCAGACGTGGATTCAATGGGAAATATCCGTGGTTATATTAATGATGCTTTATTAAATACACCTTTAGACAATAAAAATAAATTGTCCGTTGAGGAATTAATAGGGGACAAAGGGTATATTCAAGTATTGAAGGATTTAGGAATGCACAGTATTTTTACCGGCACAACAGATATGCCCTATGGAAATATTGTTGATGATTTTTCTTATTATTTCAAACAAAGTGAGCAGACCGATTCTTTTTTCTCAGTAAATATGGTATATGATGGAAATGGTGAAATTGCTTTATGTAGAGGTATAATGGCACAACTGCTTCCTGGTGCTCCTAGTATTCTTATTGATACCATCAAAGAAATTATTTCTGAAAATCAAACAATTCTAGGAGAGAGTGAGAATTTTAAAGAAATCCCTTACTTATTATTTAGAGATATTGAAGTAGTTGAACAATTTCCTGTTCAATTTCTTTGCGGATGCTCGAAAGAAGTTTTTTATCCTATGCTATATTCGCTAAATAAGGAAGAGCTGGTTGAAGCATATAAAAGTGAAAAGCCAATGGAGATTGTATGTAATGTTTGTGGCAAGAAATACTCTTTTAGTTCGCAGGAGATAAAAGGTCTTGTACAATAG
- a CDS encoding OsmC family protein yields MIVPQAVCDGGDLDCGSGLLLIIKKAMDPLSGGQVLEVRSRERTVAEDLPAWCRMVNHEFLGSEPGENTTRFFLRKGSNQAELQRDLQAAKGYEWSVRGQGGKELSAKVHSRNHTFMVGQPADFSPKVNAPSAIDYFLGALASCLTVGFKAQASKRNVEIDHMEVSLKAGLENVLYHMELEDVGSPRLREIKGNFYVSSPAEEEVLQELWENTLKRSPIYQTLVQGTKINISFSIVF; encoded by the coding sequence ATGATAGTACCGCAAGCTGTATGTGATGGTGGAGATTTGGATTGTGGCTCAGGGCTACTTTTGATTATTAAAAAAGCAATGGACCCATTGTCAGGCGGCCAGGTATTGGAGGTCCGCAGTCGTGAGAGAACAGTTGCCGAAGACTTGCCGGCTTGGTGCCGTATGGTCAATCATGAGTTTCTTGGTAGCGAACCAGGTGAAAACACAACCCGCTTTTTTCTGAGAAAAGGATCTAATCAAGCTGAACTTCAGCGGGATCTGCAGGCAGCCAAAGGATATGAGTGGAGCGTCAGGGGCCAGGGCGGCAAGGAATTGTCAGCAAAGGTCCATTCGCGAAATCATACCTTCATGGTCGGACAACCTGCTGATTTCAGTCCAAAGGTCAATGCACCAAGTGCAATTGATTATTTTCTAGGGGCGCTGGCTTCCTGCCTGACTGTAGGATTTAAAGCCCAGGCGTCAAAGAGGAACGTCGAGATCGACCACATGGAGGTTTCATTGAAAGCTGGACTTGAAAATGTTTTGTATCATATGGAATTAGAGGACGTTGGTAGCCCTCGGTTGCGTGAGATAAAAGGGAATTTCTATGTTTCTTCGCCTGCTGAAGAAGAAGTTCTTCAAGAATTGTGGGAGAACACGCTTAAGCGCTCACCGATTTACCAGACGTTAGTTCAAGGAACGAAAATAAATATTTCGTTTTCAATCGTTTTTTAA
- a CDS encoding cobalamin-independent methionine synthase II family protein — MSLPKFPTTVIGSWPRSKEVQRAMRNKRAGRITDEEFQTIADQSILQILKWQEEASIDIVSDGEQRRDNYISFVAEHLNNVRMLSVSELLDYVEDKASFEEILGTLDVPAFSMSNPAAEGKISRKKPLVLNDFLFLKKHTDKAVKVALPGPYLLTRSMWVEGLSKDAYPTKEDLAVDIVKVLREELEDLIASGAEFVQFDEPVLTEIVFTKKNANRTFMCGALTAKADAEEEIAFALGLMNQVTEGMLGRGTRISVHVCRGNWSTQDEILLRGPYYPLIPYLSNVKVDQIALEYATPRAGEIDAVSELGGKALGFGCVNPRTERVETVDEIVARIQEVRKYIPDENIFLNPDCGFGTFAQRPMNSDQIAIEKLKAMAEAAQKLREMN; from the coding sequence ATGTCATTACCAAAATTCCCAACAACGGTCATTGGCAGCTGGCCAAGGTCGAAGGAAGTTCAACGGGCAATGCGTAATAAGCGCGCAGGTCGAATTACCGATGAGGAATTCCAAACAATTGCAGATCAATCTATATTGCAGATCTTAAAATGGCAAGAGGAAGCTAGCATTGATATTGTTTCTGACGGGGAGCAACGCCGTGACAATTATATTTCATTCGTTGCCGAGCACCTGAATAATGTTCGGATGCTTAGCGTATCGGAATTGCTTGATTATGTCGAGGATAAGGCAAGCTTTGAGGAGATTCTTGGGACTCTCGATGTTCCGGCATTTTCAATGTCCAATCCAGCAGCTGAAGGAAAAATTAGCCGAAAAAAGCCGCTCGTTCTCAATGACTTCTTATTTTTAAAAAAACATACAGACAAAGCCGTCAAGGTTGCTTTGCCTGGGCCATACCTCTTAACAAGGTCGATGTGGGTGGAGGGTTTATCGAAGGATGCCTACCCGACAAAAGAGGATTTGGCTGTTGATATTGTAAAGGTTTTGCGGGAAGAGCTTGAGGATTTGATTGCTTCAGGAGCAGAATTCGTACAGTTTGATGAACCTGTGCTGACAGAAATTGTTTTTACAAAGAAAAATGCAAATCGGACATTTATGTGCGGTGCCTTGACTGCCAAGGCTGATGCAGAGGAAGAAATCGCATTTGCATTGGGGCTGATGAATCAGGTAACTGAGGGAATGCTTGGAAGAGGGACAAGAATTAGCGTTCATGTTTGCCGAGGAAACTGGAGCACTCAGGATGAAATTTTGCTTCGAGGACCTTATTATCCTTTGATTCCTTATCTTTCGAATGTAAAAGTGGATCAGATCGCACTTGAATATGCTACGCCAAGGGCAGGAGAAATTGATGCAGTAAGTGAATTGGGCGGCAAGGCACTTGGATTTGGCTGTGTTAATCCTAGAACTGAAAGAGTTGAAACAGTTGATGAGATTGTTGCCCGTATCCAAGAAGTAAGAAAATATATTCCTGATGAAAACATCTTTTTAAATCCGGATTGTGGCTTCGGCACGTTTGCCCAGCGACCTATGAATAGTGACCAGATTGCCATTGAAAAGCTGAAAGCAATGGCGGAGGCAGCACAGAAGCTAAGAGAAATGAACTAA
- a CDS encoding MerR family transcriptional regulator, with translation MQNRTWKVGELSKLTGLTIRTLHHYDEIGLLCPTSRTSTGHRLYGEDNIVKLQQIMSLKELDFSLNEIKEFFENPEYNPKEILEMQIERLSKEIMLKEELKQQLQELWEVFHSWKKPNLEQFINSIELIKNQKEYFTQDQINRMKRQYDKLNSIEADKFANSWIQLNTLFQSEMEKGTSVDNPRVAELAIKWKEGMDFFTGGDTGIVNSAERYYTDNPHAAKGSGMSAELYKYIKDALSNIK, from the coding sequence GTGCAGAATAGAACCTGGAAGGTAGGTGAACTATCTAAGCTTACAGGGCTTACAATAAGAACTCTTCACCATTACGATGAAATTGGGCTTTTGTGCCCCACGTCTCGTACGAGCACTGGACATCGTTTGTATGGAGAAGATAATATCGTAAAACTTCAGCAAATTATGTCATTGAAGGAATTGGATTTTTCTTTGAATGAAATTAAAGAGTTTTTTGAGAATCCTGAATATAATCCTAAGGAAATTCTTGAGATGCAAATTGAACGGTTAAGCAAAGAAATTATGCTGAAAGAAGAATTAAAGCAGCAGCTGCAGGAACTATGGGAGGTTTTCCACTCGTGGAAAAAACCAAATTTAGAACAATTTATTAATTCAATAGAATTGATTAAAAATCAAAAGGAATACTTTACCCAGGATCAAATCAATCGGATGAAAAGGCAATATGACAAACTAAATAGCATTGAAGCAGATAAGTTTGCTAATAGTTGGATTCAATTGAACACTTTATTTCAATCTGAAATGGAAAAGGGTACATCCGTAGATAATCCGAGAGTGGCTGAATTGGCAATAAAATGGAAGGAGGGAATGGATTTTTTTACTGGGGGAGATACAGGGATTGTAAACTCAGCTGAACGCTATTATACAGATAATCCACATGCAGCAAAAGGAAGCGGCATGAGTGCAGAGCTTTACAAATACATTAAAGATGCTCTATCAAATATAAAATAG
- a CDS encoding ABC transporter ATP-binding protein, which yields MTLLKVEDLTIKFKSRQGVVKAVDSLSFELEQGSSLGIVGESGSGKSVTSLSIMGLLQNANAEITGKINFDGVNLLKLSPDEMRKIRGKSVSMIFQEPMTSLNPLHTCGKQIMEPILIHQKDVSKQNAKKYAIEMLRMVGIPSPEQRFHEYPHQMSGGMRQRIMIAIALACNTKLLIADEPTTALDVTIQAQILDLMNNLKKKRDMSIIMITHDLGVVKEMCEKVVVMYTGQIVEKSPTELVFADPLHPYTKGLLNAIPKISSKVARLEAIEGTVPDALKMPSGCSFHPRCKYATEKCKLVAPPLFKQEDGREVRCFIYDVAEKVDDVNATK from the coding sequence ATGACATTACTAAAAGTAGAAGATTTGACGATTAAGTTCAAATCGCGTCAGGGTGTTGTCAAAGCAGTTGATAGTTTAAGCTTTGAATTGGAACAAGGTAGTTCACTAGGAATCGTTGGTGAAAGTGGAAGTGGCAAGAGTGTTACCTCTCTCTCTATAATGGGACTTTTGCAAAATGCTAACGCTGAAATAACTGGAAAAATTAATTTTGATGGCGTAAATTTGTTAAAACTTTCACCTGATGAAATGCGAAAAATTAGAGGAAAGTCTGTATCAATGATATTTCAAGAGCCGATGACCTCACTTAATCCTCTACATACTTGTGGCAAGCAAATCATGGAGCCAATTCTGATTCACCAAAAAGATGTAAGCAAGCAAAATGCAAAAAAATATGCAATTGAGATGCTGAGAATGGTTGGTATTCCTTCCCCTGAGCAGAGATTTCATGAATATCCGCATCAAATGTCAGGCGGAATGCGACAAAGAATCATGATTGCCATTGCGTTGGCTTGTAATACAAAACTATTAATTGCGGATGAGCCTACTACTGCATTAGATGTTACTATCCAAGCACAAATTCTAGATTTAATGAACAACCTTAAGAAAAAGAGAGATATGAGTATTATCATGATCACCCATGATTTAGGTGTTGTGAAAGAAATGTGTGAGAAAGTGGTCGTCATGTACACGGGTCAAATAGTTGAAAAAAGTCCAACTGAGTTGGTGTTTGCTGATCCGCTTCATCCGTATACGAAGGGATTGCTAAATGCCATACCGAAAATCTCTAGTAAAGTAGCAAGACTTGAGGCGATTGAAGGCACTGTCCCTGATGCGTTGAAAATGCCAAGTGGTTGCAGCTTTCATCCGCGTTGCAAATATGCAACAGAAAAATGCAAACTAGTAGCGCCTCCATTATTTAAACAAGAAGATGGTCGTGAAGTAAGATGCTTCATTTATGACGTAGCAGAAAAGGTTGATGATGTAAATGCCACAAAATGA
- a CDS encoding ABC transporter substrate-binding protein, translating to MKKTGLLAITLMLALSLFACSKKEGNNIATGGTSASNADTIVIGVASDWKTMDPARAYEVYGNFYFYATYENLYMVEGSDLTPKPVLAKEYTVDDSGLVYTFKLDEGHKFSSGNPVTANDVVFSFNRTKNIKGNAAALTEGVAKVEAKDDKTVVVTLKAKDASFLSKITGNAFAVLDSKVVKEKGGSDAADASTSDKASAYLDGASAGSGPYVLKKWTANTEMVLEKNPNYKGTVNASKIIIKEMPDPNTQIQALEKGDIDVALSVGPDQVKSIKAGGKSKVVSSPTSTISFLLMNNKPEISKEMANPLVQQAVRYALDYKGFQQLAGDGALLPLSFVQKGFVGAKSRPDNYQNIEKAKELMKQAGFENGFTVPLTAANYDSEGLSWITIAEKVKEDLAKINIKVEIKTGEIGVVIDDYRNGKAPFIVMHWSPDYYDLNNQLAFIPGDIVGKRANWDPAANSELVSLAEQAKVEIDDTKRAEISSKMQDIMAENSPYAFLVQHPKSFAVSSKLEGVAYNDLCKLHLNDLKLSK from the coding sequence ATGAAAAAAACTGGTTTACTGGCCATTACATTGATGTTGGCTCTATCACTTTTCGCATGTAGCAAGAAGGAAGGTAACAACATTGCAACTGGAGGTACATCTGCATCCAATGCTGATACAATCGTTATTGGGGTAGCGTCCGACTGGAAAACAATGGATCCAGCTCGTGCTTATGAGGTGTACGGAAATTTCTATTTTTATGCAACATATGAGAATTTATATATGGTGGAAGGGTCAGATCTAACTCCAAAGCCAGTCCTTGCTAAAGAATACACAGTAGATGATTCAGGACTTGTGTATACATTCAAGCTTGACGAGGGACATAAATTTTCAAGTGGAAATCCTGTAACTGCAAATGATGTTGTTTTCAGTTTTAATCGTACAAAAAATATAAAAGGTAATGCTGCTGCTCTTACAGAAGGCGTTGCAAAAGTGGAAGCAAAAGATGACAAAACTGTTGTTGTCACACTTAAAGCAAAGGACGCATCATTTCTTTCAAAAATCACGGGAAATGCCTTTGCAGTTCTAGATAGCAAAGTTGTGAAGGAAAAAGGCGGTTCTGATGCAGCTGATGCAAGCACATCAGATAAAGCATCTGCTTACCTTGATGGAGCATCTGCTGGTAGTGGTCCTTATGTATTGAAGAAGTGGACTGCAAATACTGAGATGGTTCTTGAAAAGAATCCAAATTATAAGGGAACTGTGAATGCAAGTAAAATTATAATCAAAGAAATGCCTGATCCAAACACACAAATTCAAGCACTTGAAAAAGGGGATATTGACGTTGCATTAAGCGTTGGACCTGACCAAGTGAAAAGCATTAAAGCTGGTGGAAAATCAAAGGTTGTATCTTCACCAACTTCAACAATTTCATTTTTATTAATGAATAATAAGCCTGAAATCAGTAAAGAAATGGCAAATCCACTTGTTCAGCAAGCTGTCCGATATGCACTTGACTATAAAGGATTCCAACAATTAGCAGGTGATGGAGCTCTGCTACCATTGTCTTTTGTTCAAAAAGGATTTGTTGGTGCTAAATCAAGACCAGATAATTATCAAAACATTGAAAAGGCAAAGGAATTGATGAAGCAAGCAGGGTTTGAGAATGGCTTTACAGTACCTCTTACAGCCGCTAACTACGATTCTGAAGGACTTTCATGGATAACAATAGCTGAAAAGGTAAAAGAAGATCTTGCAAAAATTAATATCAAGGTAGAAATTAAAACTGGAGAAATTGGCGTTGTAATCGATGATTATAGAAATGGTAAAGCTCCATTCATAGTAATGCACTGGTCACCTGACTACTATGATTTAAACAACCAATTAGCATTTATCCCAGGCGATATTGTAGGAAAACGCGCTAACTGGGACCCAGCAGCTAATTCTGAATTAGTTAGTTTAGCTGAACAAGCGAAGGTAGAAATTGATGATACAAAACGTGCAGAGATTTCTAGTAAGATGCAAGACATAATGGCTGAGAATAGCCCTTATGCATTCTTAGTGCAGCACCCTAAATCATTTGCTGTTAGCTCTAAACTTGAAGGTGTTGCTTATAATGATCTTTGCAAGTTGCATTTAAATGATTTAAAACTCTCTAAATAA
- a CDS encoding ABC transporter permease codes for MRTFTSFISQKGFLFKLGLIICTLWILVAIFAPLIATNSTTAQDLSIRYQSPSFSHFFGTDELGRDVFSRVMYGSRISLTAGIITVISAFAFGILFGGIAGYKGGLVDEAMMRFSELIMAFPPLILAMVIAAALGPSILNSVLAMAIIWWPNYARLMRSMVISLKESEYVTASRVMGASHIRVLFFEILPNSFGPLLVMATLDLGNAILMFSGLSFLGLGTQPPTPEWGSMVSSGAKVIQNWWVSTFPGLAIFSISVGANFVGDGLRDYLDPKLKKE; via the coding sequence ATGAGAACATTTACATCTTTTATCTCTCAAAAAGGATTTCTTTTTAAACTAGGATTAATCATTTGTACATTGTGGATTCTCGTTGCCATTTTTGCACCGTTAATCGCTACAAACAGTACAACAGCACAGGATCTATCCATTAGATACCAATCTCCAAGCTTTTCACACTTCTTTGGAACTGACGAGTTGGGTCGTGATGTATTCTCGCGGGTTATGTATGGCTCTAGAATCTCTTTAACAGCAGGTATTATTACAGTTATTAGTGCTTTTGCCTTCGGTATCCTATTTGGAGGAATAGCAGGATATAAAGGTGGATTAGTGGACGAAGCGATGATGCGTTTCTCAGAGCTTATTATGGCATTTCCACCACTTATTTTGGCAATGGTAATCGCTGCTGCACTCGGACCAAGTATCCTAAACTCAGTACTTGCAATGGCCATTATCTGGTGGCCAAATTATGCGAGATTAATGCGATCCATGGTTATTTCCTTAAAAGAAAGCGAGTATGTTACTGCTTCTCGCGTTATGGGTGCTTCACATATTCGAGTTCTATTTTTTGAAATTTTACCGAATAGCTTTGGTCCATTATTGGTTATGGCAACACTTGATCTTGGGAATGCAATCTTGATGTTCTCTGGACTAAGCTTCCTTGGACTAGGAACACAACCACCTACACCTGAGTGGGGTTCAATGGTATCAAGTGGGGCAAAGGTTATTCAAAATTGGTGGGTATCTACCTTCCCAGGTTTAGCAATTTTCTCAATTTCTGTAGGTGCTAACTTCGTAGGCGATGGTCTACGAGACTATCTAGATCCGAAACTAAAAAAAGAATAG
- a CDS encoding DsrE family protein, whose protein sequence is MAGKFLVSLTNAKNDPDKATVGFVVANAAVASGQETVIFLNVEGAYLASKGYAEEIHEDGFAPLKQLMDQFVEAGGTIWVCSPCFKKRNLSEESLIEGATIVGGAKLVEFLSQGAASITY, encoded by the coding sequence ATGGCAGGTAAATTTCTAGTAAGCTTAACAAATGCAAAAAATGATCCGGATAAAGCAACAGTAGGCTTTGTCGTGGCAAATGCAGCAGTGGCATCAGGCCAGGAAACAGTGATTTTTCTTAATGTGGAAGGTGCTTACCTAGCATCAAAAGGATATGCAGAAGAGATACATGAAGATGGCTTCGCTCCTCTAAAACAGTTAATGGATCAATTCGTGGAAGCTGGCGGCACCATTTGGGTATGCAGCCCATGCTTCAAAAAACGCAATCTTTCGGAAGAAAGTTTAATCGAAGGTGCTACCATTGTTGGCGGAGCTAAACTAGTAGAATTCTTGAGCCAAGGTGCAGCTTCAATTACTTATTAA
- a CDS encoding sulfurtransferase TusA family protein, with the protein MVKNYHVHITYDAGPTGCGELIMNLFLTIKKMEKGQIIEVISYDPGAREDLPAWCRMQNHTLLAREDEGYISHYFIEKG; encoded by the coding sequence ATGGTCAAAAATTATCACGTTCACATTACCTATGATGCCGGTCCTACTGGATGCGGGGAGCTCATCATGAATTTATTTCTAACAATAAAAAAAATGGAAAAGGGTCAAATTATCGAAGTGATATCCTACGACCCGGGTGCAAGGGAGGACTTGCCTGCTTGGTGCAGAATGCAAAATCACACTCTTTTGGCTCGTGAGGATGAAGGGTATATTAGTCATTACTTTATTGAAAAAGGCTGA
- a CDS encoding ABC transporter ATP-binding protein: protein MPQNDTNSIATASNYYSSENILEVSHLKKSFHIKSPNGKKGLLRAVDDVSFTIKKGETFSLVGESGCGKSTLGRTLLGLYASDHGSKIIFNGEDITNISKSKQKNFTKKAQLIFQDPSACLNPRRTIKQILLEPFKIHKIENAEAKITELMDMVGLASRFLDRFPHEMSGGQKQRVGIARALALGPEFIVCDEPVSALDVSIQAQVINLLEDLQKQLNLTYLFISHDLSVVHHISDRIAVMYLGKIVELTTRDNLYEKTQHPYTKALLSSIPDAGGNHQEKIILTGDIPSPSNPPSGCRFHTRCPAVMDICKTEVPDFIQTGGNHFVACHLCTK, encoded by the coding sequence ATGCCACAAAATGATACTAATAGCATCGCAACGGCATCAAACTATTATTCCTCTGAAAACATTTTAGAGGTTTCACACTTAAAGAAGTCCTTTCATATTAAAAGCCCTAATGGAAAAAAAGGCTTGCTTAGAGCAGTAGATGATGTCTCTTTTACGATTAAAAAGGGTGAAACATTTAGTCTTGTCGGTGAAAGTGGATGTGGTAAAAGTACGTTAGGCAGGACATTGCTTGGTCTTTATGCGTCAGATCATGGATCTAAAATTATTTTCAATGGCGAGGATATTACCAATATTTCTAAATCAAAGCAGAAAAATTTCACCAAGAAGGCACAACTAATTTTCCAAGACCCCTCTGCTTGCTTAAATCCACGTAGAACCATCAAGCAAATTTTATTAGAACCCTTCAAAATTCATAAAATCGAAAATGCTGAAGCGAAAATTACTGAACTGATGGATATGGTCGGTCTAGCAAGTCGCTTTTTGGATAGATTTCCTCATGAAATGTCAGGTGGGCAGAAACAAAGGGTGGGGATTGCTAGGGCATTGGCACTGGGTCCAGAATTTATTGTGTGTGACGAACCTGTCTCGGCTTTAGATGTGTCGATACAAGCACAGGTAATTAACTTACTAGAGGACCTGCAGAAACAATTAAACCTTACCTATCTATTTATCTCACATGATTTAAGCGTGGTTCACCATATTAGTGATCGAATCGCAGTTATGTATTTAGGTAAAATTGTTGAGCTGACAACTCGCGATAATCTATATGAAAAAACGCAACACCCATATACGAAGGCGCTTCTCTCATCTATTCCAGATGCAGGCGGAAATCATCAAGAGAAGATTATTCTTACAGGGGATATACCAAGCCCTTCTAATCCACCATCTGGCTGTCGGTTTCACACAAGATGCCCTGCAGTGATGGATATATGCAAAACTGAGGTACCAGATTTTATTCAAACAGGTGGTAACCACTTTGTTGCATGTCATTTATGCACAAAATGA
- a CDS encoding ABC transporter permease, translated as MLRFIGRRLLFLLFLLFGVALFVFILSHLVPSDPVAANLSQSAMNNPEIVAAFKEKWGLDRSLFRQLILYFQHLLTGDLGTSIRTGNPVLNDLRQFFPATFELSIVAMAIALILGILFGIISAIYRNKSIDHVIRTISISGVSIPSFWFALIMLNVFSSVLGITPGPGRIDSRAATPEGGTGLLLFDSLISGNFQLFSDVVMHLILPGTVLGFFTMGLIARQTRSNLLEVMSLDYIRTARSKGQKESAVIIKHALSNSMIPVITVAGMGFCNLLGGMVLVENIFAWPGIGQYAYLSAVSLDFPAICGVSLLIAFIYVVINLLIDILYGVIDPRVRYR; from the coding sequence TTGCTTAGATTTATTGGTAGACGTCTATTGTTTCTGCTTTTCTTATTATTTGGTGTGGCGCTTTTCGTTTTTATTCTTTCGCATTTAGTGCCCAGTGATCCAGTTGCTGCGAATTTAAGCCAAAGTGCAATGAATAATCCTGAAATTGTTGCTGCTTTTAAAGAAAAGTGGGGGCTCGATCGGTCGCTATTTAGGCAATTAATTCTGTACTTCCAACACTTATTGACTGGTGATTTAGGTACCTCTATTCGAACAGGCAACCCTGTGTTGAATGACTTAAGGCAGTTCTTTCCAGCAACATTTGAATTATCTATAGTAGCTATGGCCATTGCCTTAATTCTCGGGATTCTATTTGGGATCATCTCTGCAATTTATCGAAATAAGTCTATTGATCATGTTATTCGTACTATTTCCATTAGCGGGGTTTCCATACCAAGCTTTTGGTTTGCTTTAATTATGCTCAATGTTTTCTCTTCGGTCCTTGGGATAACACCAGGACCAGGGCGAATTGATTCACGAGCAGCAACTCCAGAAGGGGGAACAGGGCTATTACTGTTTGATTCACTTATTAGCGGGAACTTTCAATTATTTAGTGATGTAGTGATGCACTTGATTCTACCAGGGACCGTGCTAGGATTCTTTACAATGGGATTAATTGCTCGTCAAACAAGGTCTAATCTACTTGAAGTGATGTCTTTGGATTATATTCGTACTGCTAGATCAAAGGGTCAGAAAGAATCAGCTGTCATCATTAAGCATGCGCTTTCTAATTCAATGATACCTGTCATTACAGTTGCCGGAATGGGATTTTGTAATCTCCTGGGCGGAATGGTGCTTGTTGAGAACATTTTTGCATGGCCAGGTATTGGTCAATATGCCTATCTTTCTGCCGTTTCACTAGACTTCCCCGCTATATGCGGCGTCTCATTATTAATCGCATTTATTTATGTTGTTATCAATCTACTAATTGATATCCTTTATGGGGTTATTGATCCGAGAGTGAGGTATCGATAA